Proteins from a single region of Theobroma cacao cultivar B97-61/B2 chromosome 10, Criollo_cocoa_genome_V2, whole genome shotgun sequence:
- the LOC18586255 gene encoding probable prefoldin subunit 2 isoform X1 encodes MRPSPSHLFPSHFQVPSRSFCAADFTLLLCSKIQHFVSTPTPICDTQTQRIMASKSESKEPVNEQIVANTYGAMRSELNQIYSKITELEMEVSEHSLVINAIQPLDQSRRCYRMIGGVLVERTIKEVLPAVQRNKEGLEEVITRLNEALEKKKKEIADFEAKYKIRIKKSDSDVKDESSKKEGSAQGVLVGPASSSG; translated from the exons aTGAGACCCAGCCCAAGCCATCTGTTCCCTTCCCACTTCCAAGTTCCAAGCCGAAGTTTTTGTGCAGCCGACTTTACCCTTCTTCTCTGTTCAAAAATCCAGCATTTCGTGTCTACTCCTACTCCGATTTGCGACACCCAGACCCAG AGAATAATGGCCAGCAAATCTGAGAGTAAGGAACCTGTAAATGAGCAAATAGTTGCAAATACGTATGGAGCTATGAGATCTGAACTAAATCAAATTTATTCGAAGATCACTGAATTGGAGATGGAAGTGAGTGAGCATTCACTAGTTATAAATGCCATTCAACCGCTTGACCAATCAAGAAGATGTTACCGAATGATTGGAGGTGTGCTGGTGGAGAGAACCATCAAAGAGGTTCTCCCGGCTGTGCAGCGAAACAAAGAAGGGCTTGAGGAGGTAATCACTCGGCTTAATGAGGCcttggagaagaagaagaaggaaattGCTGATTTTGAGGCAAAATACAAAATTAGGATAAAGAAGTCTGATAGTGACGTGAAAGATGAAAGCAGCAAGAAGGAAGGCTCTGCTCAAGGAGTTCTTGTTGGCCCTGCAAGTTCAAGTGGGTGA
- the LOC18586255 gene encoding probable prefoldin subunit 2 isoform X2: MASKSESKEPVNEQIVANTYGAMRSELNQIYSKITELEMEVSEHSLVINAIQPLDQSRRCYRMIGGVLVERTIKEVLPAVQRNKEGLEEVITRLNEALEKKKKEIADFEAKYKIRIKKSDSDVKDESSKKEGSAQGVLVGPASSSG; this comes from the coding sequence ATGGCCAGCAAATCTGAGAGTAAGGAACCTGTAAATGAGCAAATAGTTGCAAATACGTATGGAGCTATGAGATCTGAACTAAATCAAATTTATTCGAAGATCACTGAATTGGAGATGGAAGTGAGTGAGCATTCACTAGTTATAAATGCCATTCAACCGCTTGACCAATCAAGAAGATGTTACCGAATGATTGGAGGTGTGCTGGTGGAGAGAACCATCAAAGAGGTTCTCCCGGCTGTGCAGCGAAACAAAGAAGGGCTTGAGGAGGTAATCACTCGGCTTAATGAGGCcttggagaagaagaagaaggaaattGCTGATTTTGAGGCAAAATACAAAATTAGGATAAAGAAGTCTGATAGTGACGTGAAAGATGAAAGCAGCAAGAAGGAAGGCTCTGCTCAAGGAGTTCTTGTTGGCCCTGCAAGTTCAAGTGGGTGA
- the LOC18586256 gene encoding caffeoylshikimate esterase → MALTHPDENVNYDETFITNSRGLKLFTCKWIPVDKEPKALIFICHGYAMECSITMSSTATRLVKEGYAVYGMDYQGHGKSAGLEAYIQNFDDIINDCSDHFTNICEKEENKGKMRYLLGESMGGALALLLHRKMPAFWDGTILVAPMCKIADNMKPSPPVTFLLRGICWLAPTWKSPIHRDIVEVAFKEPEIREEIRKNPYCYKGPLRMKTAFELLRVSLDIEKRLDEVKLPFIVLHGEDDKVTDQQVSKQLYNVASSTDKTLKLYPGMWHGLLYGEPLENIDIVFLDIVRWLEERTSLGDSRLEMERKLENDRLYVTKINKL, encoded by the exons ATGGCATTG ACACATCCAGATGAGAATGTTAATTATGATGAG ACATTCATTACAAATTCTCGAGGATTGAAACTTTTCACTTGCAAATGGATTCCGGTGGACAAAGAACCCAAAGCTTTGATCTTCATTTGCCATGGTTATGCCATGGAATGCAGCATCACCATGAGCA GTACTGCAACGAGGCTTGTGAAAGAAGGCTATGCAGTCTATGGCATGGATTACCAAGGCCATGGAAAATCAGCTGGATTGGAAGCATATATACAGAACTTTGATGATATAATCAATGATTGCAGTGATCATTTCACAAATATATGTG AGAAGGAAGAGAATAAAGGGAAGATGAGATATTTGCTAGGGGAGTCCATGGGAGGAGCCCTGGCTCTTCTTCTACACCGAAAGATGCCAGCCTTCTGGGACGGCACCATCTTGGTTGCACCCATGTGtaag ATTGCAGATAATATGAAGCCATCTCCACCAGTCACTTTTCTTCTCAGAGGGATTTGCTGGTTGGCTCCAACTTGGAAATCACCAATACACAGAGACATTGTTGAAGTTGCATTCAAAGAGCCAGAAATAAGAGAAGAG ATTAGGAAGAACCCATATTGCTACAAAGGCCCACTTCGAATGAAAACTGCCTTTGAGCTTTTGAGAGTTAGCTTGGACATTGAGAAAAGGCTAGACGAG GTTAAACTTCCATTCATAGTTCTCCATGGGGAAGATGATAAAGTGACTGATCAACAAGTTAGCAAACAACTTTACAATGTCGCTTCAAGCACAGACAAGACCCTGAAGTTGTACCCTGGAATGTGGCATGGTCTCCTCTATGGAGAACCGTTGGAAAACATCGATATCGTGTTTTTGGACATTGTCAGATGGTTAGAAGAGAGAACTAGCCTCGGAGATTCAAGGTTGGAGATGGAGAGGAAGCTTGAAAATGATCGTTTGTATGTGACGAAGATCAATAAACTTTAA
- the LOC18586257 gene encoding ankyrin repeat-containing protein At5g02620: MEFVDTPLHIASTAGHTNFAMELMNLKPSFARKLNQGGFSPLHLALQCPEIEMVVDYLLSIDKDLVRVKGREGYTPLHHAAREGNVPLLSKFLEYCPNCILDLTIRKETALHIAAQYNNLEAFEAIIDWIQRTDKFHDFEKRSALNLQDNDGITVLHIAVSNNQREMIKRLTESKKVDRNMVNQSGFIALVVLEVQAPIDRESVNILKRAKDPPLRFRRVSYLTKFGRDIEEMKPDVEF; encoded by the exons ATGGAGTTTGTTGATACTCCACTACACATAGCTTCAACTGCAGGACACACTAATTTTGCCATGGAGTTGATGAACTTAAAGCCATCATTCGCTAGGAAGCTTAACCAAGGCGGTTTTAGCCCCCTTCACCTAGCCTTGCAATGTCCAGAAATAGAGATGGTGGTGGATTATCTCCTATCAATTGATAAAGATCTTGTTCGTGTCAAAGGGAGGGAGGGTTACACTCCTCTTCATCATGCAGCCAGAGAAGGAAATGTTCCTCTTTTGTCTAAATTTCTGGAGTATTGCCCCAATTGTATCTTAGATTTGACTATTCGAAAAGAGACTGCTCTGCATATTGCAGCACAATATAATAACTTAGAAGCTTTCGAAGCCATAATAGACTGGATTCAGAGGACTGACAAATTCCACGACTTTGAGAAAAGAAGTGCCCTAAACTTACAGGACAATGATGGAATCACTGTGTTGCACATAGCCGTATCAAATAACCAACGTGAG ATGATCAAACGGTTAACAGAAAGCAAGAAAGTTGATAGGAATATGGTTAATCAGAGTGGTTTTATAGCTTTGGTTGTCTTAGAAGTACAAGCTCCCATTGACAGAGAGAGTGTCAACATTCTAAAACGTGCTAAAGATCCACCATTAAGGTTCCGTAGGGTGTCATACCTTACCAAATTCGGACGTGATATTGAGGAGATGAAACCTGATGTTGAGTTTTAG
- the LOC18586259 gene encoding caffeoylshikimate esterase yields MDLENGTVRYEEEYIINSRGLKLFTCKWIPMNEEPKGLIFICHGYAMECSISMNSTAIRLVKAGFAVYGIDYEGHGKSSGLQGYVTSFDNVVDDCSNFFTQICEKKENKKKMRFLLGESMGGAVLLLVHMKKPEYWDGAVLVAPMCKIADEMKPHPLVISVLTKLCNFIPTWKIIPSKDVIDAAFRRPEIREQIRANPYCYKGRPRLKTGNELLKTSMELEQRLNEVSLPFIVLHGGDDKVTDKAVSQQLYDVAASSDKTFKLYPGMWHGLLYGETPENIEIVFADIINWLDQRTESGNSRLERELKHQNDELSMSENKEQISS; encoded by the exons ATG GATCTTGAAAACGGGACTGTTCGATATGAGGAG GAATATATCATAAACTCTCGAGGACTAAAGCTTTTCACATGCAAATGGATTCCAATGAACGAAGAACCGAAGGGTTTAATCTTCATCTGCCATGGTTACGCCATGGAATGCAGCATCTCCATGAACA GTACCGCAATTAGGTTGGTGAAAGCAGGATTTGCAGTTTATGGAATAGATTATGAAGGACATGGAAAGTCATCGGGCCTGCAGGGCTATGTCACCAGCTTTGACAATGTTGTAGATGATTGCTCCAATTTTTTCACACAAATATGTG agaaaaaagagaacaaaaagaagatGAGATTTTTGTTAGGGGAATCCATGGGGGGAGCAGTGCTGCTGCTGGTGCATATGAAGAAGCCAGAATATTGGGATGGGGCAGTCTTGGTGGCACCCATGTGTAAG ATTGCAGATGAAATGAAGCCACATCCACTGGTCATAAGTGTTTTGACAAAGCTTTGCAATTTTATTCCAACCTGGAAAATAATTCCAAGTAAAGATGTCATTGATGCTGCTTTTAGAAGGCCTGAGATAAGAGAACAG attAGAGCAAACCCATATTGCTACAAAGGACGTCCTCGTTTGAAAACAGGCAATGAACTTCTAAAGACCAGCATGGAGCTTGAACAAAGACTTAATGAG GTTTCATTACCATTTATAGTTCTCCATGGAGGAGATGACAAGGTAACAGATAAAGCTGTTAGTCAGCAGCTGTATGATGTAGCAGCCAGCTCAGACAAGACTTTCAAGCTGTACCCAGGGATGTGGCATGGCCTGCTTTATGGGGAGACACCAGAAAACATTGAGATTGTGTTTGCAGATATCATCAACTGGTTGGATCAGAGAACTGAGTCAGGAAACTCAAGGCTGGAGAGGGAATTGAAGCATCAAAATGATGAGTTGTCGATGTCAGAAAACAAGGAACAGATCAGTAGTTAG
- the LOC18586260 gene encoding 60S ribosomal protein L35 has translation MARIKVHELRQKSKTELLAQLKDLKAELALLRVAKVTGGAPNKLSKIKVVRLSIAQVLTVISQKQKAALREAYKNKKFLPLDLRPKKTRAIRRRLTKHQASLKTEREKKREMYFPMRKYAIKV, from the exons ATGG CGAGAATCAAGGTCCATGAGTTGAGACAGAAATCAAAAACTGAGCTTTTGGCTCAGTTGAAAGATCTCAAGGCTGAACTTGCTCTTCTTCGCGTTGCTAAAGTTACCGGTGGCGCACCTAACAAGCTTTCCAAGAT AAAGGTGGTGAGGCTGTCAATTGCTCAGGTGTTGACAGTAATCTCACAGAAGCAGAAGGCCGCACTGAGGGAGGCATATAAGAATAAGAAGTTCTTGCCCCTTGATCTGCGTCCTAAGAAGACCAGAGCCATTAGGAGAAGGCTTACCAAGCACCAG GCATCATTGAAGACTGAACGGGAGAAGAAGAGGGAGATGTACTTCCCAATGAGGAAGTATGCCATTAAGGTGTAG